In Salinigranum marinum, one DNA window encodes the following:
- a CDS encoding pyrroloquinoline quinone-dependent dehydrogenase, with protein MAIEEDRAVKAAQDTVVRETDNGYRVLGSPEKSVTHQHNIDRIPRKDVTQEMLNESGENPEAWLMFGGNYEQHRHTTCEVIDRDNVGDLELEYEMHVGAGSSMEGTPTIVPGDPPVMYQSNGPNHLKAIDPREGDVLWSYTYAVPSDVVLCCDDNNRGVAIYEDKVFMCTLDSGVVAVNRYTGEEEWYASTEDHERGYSATWAPIVHDGTLYTGSAGGEYGVRGFHCAIDVDSGEIEWKTLTNPEEEWVGDSINQSAGTNWMTATYDEERDVLYLPIGNPGPDFDGSVRPGPNRNTCGTLCLDAETGERLWFHQESPHDIWDYDSACPRVLIRDLDIAHRNRTRDAVVDAGKTGWSYTMEAETGQLIERSDPGVQQLNMYTMIPHIDEGRRIPFMPGGMGGNDWQPPTYCPETGLIYYKMHNNAQEAWWRVEEFEEGKKYWGGILEDETEAMPDGYNGHISAIVAVDPATGERVWREWIDSDLYIWGGTMSTATGLVFAGNQNGEVVAYDGETGDRLWEYDAGGAPVSGDPMSWYDPDEGKQYVAIQVGGSGWLRRGSRDDRILVFSMAE; from the coding sequence ATGGCGATAGAGGAAGACAGAGCAGTCAAAGCGGCACAGGACACCGTCGTTCGGGAGACGGACAACGGGTATCGGGTACTCGGGTCGCCCGAGAAGTCGGTTACACACCAACACAACATCGATCGGATCCCGCGGAAGGACGTCACCCAGGAGATGCTCAACGAGTCCGGGGAGAACCCGGAGGCGTGGCTGATGTTCGGCGGGAACTACGAGCAGCACCGACACACGACGTGTGAGGTCATCGACCGGGACAACGTCGGCGACCTCGAACTCGAGTACGAGATGCACGTCGGCGCGGGATCGAGCATGGAGGGGACGCCCACCATCGTGCCGGGTGACCCGCCCGTGATGTACCAGTCGAACGGACCGAACCATCTCAAGGCGATCGACCCACGGGAGGGCGACGTGCTGTGGAGCTACACCTACGCCGTCCCCTCTGACGTCGTCCTCTGCTGTGACGACAACAACCGCGGCGTCGCGATCTACGAGGACAAGGTGTTCATGTGTACGCTCGACTCGGGCGTCGTCGCGGTCAACCGCTATACCGGCGAGGAGGAGTGGTACGCCTCCACCGAGGACCACGAGCGCGGCTACTCGGCGACGTGGGCACCGATCGTCCACGACGGCACGCTCTACACGGGCAGTGCCGGCGGCGAGTACGGCGTGCGCGGCTTCCACTGCGCCATCGACGTCGACAGCGGCGAGATCGAGTGGAAAACACTCACCAACCCCGAGGAGGAGTGGGTCGGCGACAGCATCAACCAGTCCGCCGGGACCAACTGGATGACCGCAACCTACGACGAGGAGCGCGACGTGCTCTACCTCCCCATCGGCAACCCCGGCCCGGACTTCGACGGCTCCGTCCGGCCGGGCCCGAACCGCAACACCTGCGGGACGCTGTGTCTGGACGCCGAAACCGGCGAGCGGCTCTGGTTCCACCAGGAGTCCCCACACGACATCTGGGACTACGACTCGGCCTGTCCGCGGGTGCTCATCCGGGATCTCGACATCGCCCACCGCAACCGGACGCGTGACGCGGTCGTCGACGCCGGCAAGACCGGCTGGTCGTACACGATGGAGGCCGAGACCGGCCAGCTCATCGAGCGGTCGGACCCCGGCGTCCAGCAGCTGAACATGTACACCATGATCCCGCACATCGACGAGGGCCGCCGGATCCCGTTCATGCCGGGCGGGATGGGCGGAAACGACTGGCAGCCGCCCACCTACTGCCCCGAGACCGGGCTCATCTACTACAAGATGCACAACAACGCCCAGGAGGCCTGGTGGCGGGTCGAGGAGTTCGAGGAGGGCAAGAAGTACTGGGGCGGCATCCTCGAGGACGAGACCGAAGCCATGCCCGACGGCTACAACGGGCACATCTCGGCGATCGTCGCCGTCGACCCGGCCACGGGCGAGCGCGTCTGGCGCGAGTGGATCGACTCGGATCTCTACATCTGGGGCGGCACGATGTCCACCGCGACCGGGCTCGTGTTCGCCGGGAACCAGAACGGGGAGGTCGTCGCGTACGACGGCGAGACGGGCGACCGCCTCTGGGAGTACGACGCCGGCGGCGCGCCGGTCTCCGGTGACCCCATGAGCTGGTACGATCCTGACGAGGGCAAGCAGTACGTCGCGATCCAGGTCGGCGGCAGCGGCTGGCTCCGCCGCGGGAGCCGGGACGACCGCATCCTGGTGTTCTCGATGGCGGAGTAG
- a CDS encoding ABC transporter ATP-binding protein, with product MIRVADVTVTYDDVTAVADADLTVDEGEFVTVVGPSGCGKTTLLRTIGGLETPAAGSVRIDGETPARAQERGNVGFVFQRHSLLPWKPVLENVTFLRRLAGKPPAREEARALLDRVGLDGYADVAPGELSGGMRQRVAIARALHLGADVLLMDEPFGELDELTRERMGVEVSRVWRREGKTVLFVTHSVPEAVFLADRCVVVRGPPGRVVATFDVDLPRPRDRTTLETAAFQEQVAPVRAALREADE from the coding sequence ATGATCCGGGTCGCGGACGTCACCGTGACGTACGACGACGTGACGGCCGTCGCCGACGCCGATCTGACCGTCGACGAGGGGGAGTTCGTCACGGTCGTCGGGCCGTCGGGCTGTGGGAAGACGACGCTGTTGCGAACGATCGGCGGGCTCGAGACCCCCGCGGCCGGGAGCGTCCGCATCGACGGCGAGACCCCGGCCCGCGCGCAGGAACGGGGGAACGTCGGATTCGTCTTCCAGCGGCACTCGTTGTTGCCGTGGAAGCCGGTGCTGGAGAACGTCACGTTCCTTCGCCGACTGGCGGGCAAGCCCCCGGCGCGGGAAGAGGCACGGGCGCTGCTCGACCGGGTCGGGCTCGACGGCTACGCCGACGTCGCTCCCGGCGAACTCTCGGGTGGGATGCGCCAGCGCGTCGCCATCGCCCGGGCGCTCCACCTCGGCGCGGACGTCCTCCTGATGGACGAGCCGTTCGGCGAACTGGACGAACTCACCCGCGAGCGGATGGGCGTCGAGGTGAGCCGCGTCTGGCGACGGGAGGGCAAGACCGTCCTCTTCGTCACCCACAGCGTCCCCGAAGCGGTGTTTCTCGCGGATCGGTGTGTGGTCGTCCGCGGGCCGCCGGGGCGGGTGGTCGCGACGTTCGATGTCGACCTGCCGCGGCCGCGGGACCGGACGACGCTCGAAACGGCGGCGTTCCAAGAGCAGGTCGCCCCCGTCCGCGCCGCGCTCCGCGAGGCGGACGAATGA
- the fer gene encoding ferredoxin Fer produces MSDQDLPNIRVGRDAVDESEDGPDWTATVEYLDYTVLSDHGWTLDDDDLFEKAADADLSEEAHGTFECGEHRYLLDAAEDAGHDWPFECRAASCANCTAILVDGEIEMDMDLILTDEEVEEMHIVLTCQSLPRTDEVKIVYNAMYLDYLQDRVIGVREV; encoded by the coding sequence ATGAGCGACCAAGACCTGCCGAACATCCGGGTCGGCCGCGACGCCGTCGACGAGTCCGAGGATGGACCCGACTGGACGGCGACGGTCGAGTATCTCGACTACACGGTGCTGTCCGACCACGGCTGGACGCTCGACGACGACGACCTGTTCGAGAAGGCGGCCGACGCCGACCTCTCCGAGGAGGCCCACGGCACCTTCGAGTGTGGGGAACACCGCTACCTCCTCGACGCGGCGGAGGACGCCGGTCACGACTGGCCGTTCGAGTGCCGCGCGGCGTCCTGTGCCAACTGCACCGCCATCCTCGTCGACGGGGAGATCGAGATGGACATGGATCTCATCCTCACCGACGAGGAGGTCGAGGAGATGCACATCGTCCTGACCTGTCAGTCCCTCCCGAGGACGGACGAGGTCAAGATCGTCTACAACGCGATGTATCTCGACTACCTCCAGGACCGCGTCATCGGCGTCAGAGAGGTCTGA
- a CDS encoding ABC transporter permease: MASVRDESSTERRADPLVGTAVARVRASLVAGGPAAALFVVFVAGWQAATVAFEIPTVILPSPIDVVDTLVAIAPTLLGDAAVTTATAALGLVGGTFVGLAFAFGMVSSRAVDAVVHPYVVALRIAPLVAIAPLLFLWFGRGVPTRALLVTTLTVFPVTISALGGLRSVPEEYLDLGRSVAAPGWRLFVSVRLPAAAPSVFAGVKLAAALSVVGAVVAEFVTLSSGLGYRVFVSSTNLQTARAYAALVFLVALGLAFYLVPARLEHATRAWR, encoded by the coding sequence ATGGCGTCCGTTCGAGACGAGTCTTCGACGGAGCGACGCGCCGACCCGCTGGTCGGGACGGCCGTCGCTCGCGTCAGAGCGTCGCTCGTCGCCGGAGGGCCGGCGGCCGCGCTGTTCGTCGTCTTCGTCGCCGGGTGGCAGGCTGCGACGGTCGCGTTCGAGATCCCGACTGTCATCCTGCCCTCGCCGATCGACGTCGTCGACACCCTCGTCGCGATCGCCCCGACGCTCCTCGGCGACGCGGCCGTGACGACGGCGACCGCGGCGCTCGGCCTCGTCGGGGGGACGTTCGTCGGACTCGCCTTCGCGTTCGGGATGGTCTCCTCGCGGGCCGTCGACGCGGTGGTTCACCCGTACGTCGTCGCGCTCCGGATCGCGCCGCTGGTGGCGATCGCGCCGCTCTTGTTCCTCTGGTTCGGCCGCGGCGTCCCCACCCGTGCCCTCCTGGTGACGACGCTGACGGTGTTTCCCGTCACGATCTCGGCCCTCGGGGGGCTCCGGTCGGTCCCCGAGGAGTATCTGGACCTCGGGCGGTCGGTCGCCGCGCCCGGCTGGCGGCTGTTCGTCAGCGTCCGACTGCCCGCGGCCGCGCCGAGCGTCTTCGCCGGGGTGAAACTCGCGGCGGCGCTCTCGGTCGTCGGCGCGGTCGTCGCCGAGTTCGTCACCCTCTCGAGCGGGCTCGGCTACCGCGTCTTCGTCTCGTCGACGAACCTCCAGACCGCCCGGGCGTACGCCGCGCTCGTTTTCCTCGTCGCGCTCGGCCTCGCGTTCTATCTCGTCCCCGCGCGGCTCGAACACGCGACGAGGGCCTGGCGCTAA
- a CDS encoding amphi-Trp domain-containing protein, producing the protein MVELPGSESNEQTVVTEGYFEREVRLSAADTATFLRALADQLESGTELTVSSDDWEIPFQFGEPIEVEVEFIGERKRELEIELEFEWDDGDGSLTVE; encoded by the coding sequence ATGGTCGAACTCCCGGGAAGCGAGTCCAACGAGCAGACCGTCGTGACGGAGGGGTACTTCGAGCGCGAGGTCCGCCTCTCGGCGGCGGACACGGCGACGTTCCTGCGGGCGCTGGCGGACCAACTCGAGTCGGGGACCGAACTCACGGTGTCGAGCGACGACTGGGAGATCCCGTTCCAGTTCGGCGAACCGATCGAGGTCGAAGTCGAGTTCATCGGAGAGCGGAAACGCGAACTGGAGATCGAACTCGAGTTCGAGTGGGACGACGGCGACGGATCGCTCACGGTCGAGTGA
- a CDS encoding sodium:proton exchanger, with translation MNHRRVGVVLAVVAVLVVALPVAPALAQEGADEGGEEGEEGEGGIEGLIEGFVEGQGLVGAILVLVGGVVLLTACVEKLISYLTRAALGLKMSLFALAIVFTGFEFDDTILGLVLSAGGLEGAALGTALGTGLAIIGVTLALAAIVRPFPVDLPADYVALFALAPLILVPFALVGTLTLVHGIALLGFFVLTFLYLIVREYQRDAPVFRSSELGDAIRPDGGVALPASVPDIPEDRFVGGRPNAGAIWLSLAVVALVGIVFASMLLEAGSEVAVEGLGIEETVFGATVLTAILTFEDIMLTLEPVRRGVPEIGVGNVIGSVLFSVTGNVGIIMLVSDLTIGPAVLTFHLPAIIVVTALAAYFLYRGGLKRWHGVVLGGLYVAYWVAAIVFFGGVPLGG, from the coding sequence ATGAATCATCGACGGGTCGGCGTCGTGCTTGCGGTGGTCGCGGTGTTGGTCGTCGCGCTTCCGGTCGCGCCGGCGCTCGCCCAGGAGGGGGCGGACGAGGGCGGCGAAGAGGGCGAGGAGGGTGAAGGCGGCATCGAAGGACTGATCGAGGGCTTCGTCGAGGGCCAGGGTCTGGTGGGTGCGATACTCGTGCTCGTCGGCGGCGTCGTGTTGCTGACCGCGTGTGTCGAGAAGCTTATCAGCTACCTCACCCGGGCAGCGCTCGGGCTGAAGATGTCGTTGTTCGCGCTCGCGATTGTCTTCACCGGCTTCGAGTTCGACGACACGATCCTCGGATTGGTGCTCTCCGCTGGCGGGCTCGAAGGTGCCGCCCTCGGGACGGCCCTCGGCACCGGGTTGGCGATCATCGGCGTGACACTCGCCCTCGCGGCCATCGTGCGACCGTTCCCGGTCGACCTCCCGGCGGACTACGTCGCGCTCTTCGCGCTGGCTCCGCTCATCCTGGTTCCGTTCGCGCTCGTCGGGACGCTGACGCTCGTCCACGGGATCGCGCTGTTGGGCTTTTTCGTCCTGACTTTTCTGTACCTCATCGTTCGCGAGTACCAGCGTGACGCCCCCGTCTTCCGCAGTTCGGAACTCGGCGACGCCATCCGCCCCGACGGTGGTGTGGCGCTCCCCGCGTCGGTGCCCGACATCCCCGAGGACCGCTTCGTCGGGGGGCGCCCGAACGCCGGTGCGATCTGGCTCTCGCTCGCCGTCGTCGCGCTCGTCGGCATCGTCTTCGCGTCGATGTTGCTCGAGGCAGGGTCGGAGGTCGCCGTCGAGGGACTCGGCATCGAGGAGACCGTCTTCGGCGCGACCGTCCTGACGGCGATCCTCACGTTCGAGGACATCATGCTGACGCTCGAACCCGTCCGTCGGGGCGTCCCTGAGATCGGTGTCGGCAACGTCATCGGGAGCGTTCTCTTCTCGGTGACCGGTAACGTCGGCATCATCATGCTGGTTAGCGACCTCACCATCGGTCCGGCCGTGCTGACGTTCCACCTCCCGGCCATCATCGTCGTGACCGCGCTCGCCGCGTACTTCCTCTATCGAGGTGGGCTGAAACGGTGGCACGGGGTCGTGCTCGGCGGGCTCTACGTCGCCTACTGGGTCGCCGCCATCGTCTTCTTCGGCGGCGTGCCGCTCGGCGGCTGA
- a CDS encoding ABC transporter substrate-binding protein, whose protein sequence is MRQSRRAFLATAGLGLAAGCLGGGSGESQPTSTEAAAATGGGTATSADTASPTATATPEPEPSVTDVSLLLNWKPSGLHAPYYAAKAEGFYQEEGLSLTSIESGQGSDFSAKQAGLGNTAFAITSADQVLNVNSRELSPVSVGVVMQRSPVVVFSTRETLGGEFTDPAQLAGKTVGTGPGMVRILTRLLLDRAGVLDSVEIVDTGYDTVQQLLSGKIDAAGGVFGDAVDARAQGYTTDLVQVASEVPSYGHVVATQGTFADEHPETTRAFLRATARGAAWAATNPEAATDHLVSAVPALSESRDRQRDKWTLMNREFVLSETVASNGWGWSEAAPWETMRDALADADLLGGSVTPSEVWTNDYLDTGDRYVGSYADVVSE, encoded by the coding sequence ATGCGTCAGTCACGGAGGGCGTTCCTCGCGACGGCCGGTCTCGGCCTGGCGGCAGGGTGTCTCGGCGGCGGGAGCGGCGAGAGTCAACCCACGTCCACAGAGGCGGCGGCTGCGACCGGCGGCGGGACGGCGACGAGCGCCGACACGGCCTCGCCGACGGCCACCGCGACGCCCGAGCCCGAGCCCAGCGTCACGGACGTCTCGTTGCTGTTAAACTGGAAACCCAGCGGGCTCCACGCGCCGTACTACGCCGCGAAGGCTGAGGGCTTCTATCAAGAGGAGGGGCTCTCGCTCACGTCGATCGAGTCGGGGCAGGGCTCTGACTTCTCGGCGAAGCAGGCGGGACTGGGCAACACCGCGTTCGCGATCACGAGCGCCGACCAGGTGCTCAACGTCAACAGCCGGGAACTCTCGCCCGTCTCGGTCGGCGTGGTGATGCAACGGAGCCCAGTCGTCGTCTTCAGCACGCGCGAGACGCTCGGCGGCGAGTTCACCGACCCCGCCCAGCTGGCGGGCAAGACCGTCGGCACCGGCCCCGGGATGGTCCGCATCCTCACGCGACTCCTGCTCGACCGGGCGGGCGTGCTCGACTCGGTCGAGATCGTCGACACCGGCTACGATACGGTCCAGCAACTCCTCTCGGGGAAGATCGACGCGGCCGGCGGCGTCTTCGGCGACGCGGTCGACGCGCGCGCACAGGGCTACACGACCGACCTCGTCCAGGTCGCCTCTGAGGTCCCTTCGTACGGTCACGTCGTCGCCACGCAGGGGACGTTTGCGGACGAGCACCCCGAGACGACTCGGGCGTTCCTCCGTGCGACCGCCCGCGGCGCGGCGTGGGCCGCGACGAACCCCGAGGCGGCGACGGACCACCTCGTCTCGGCCGTGCCGGCGCTGAGCGAGTCCCGCGACCGCCAGCGCGACAAGTGGACGCTGATGAACCGCGAGTTCGTCCTCTCGGAGACGGTGGCCTCGAACGGCTGGGGCTGGAGCGAGGCCGCGCCGTGGGAGACGATGCGCGACGCCCTCGCCGACGCCGACCTCCTGGGCGGGAGCGTGACGCCGAGCGAGGTGTGGACGAACGACTACCTCGACACCGGAGACCGGTACGTCGGGTCGTACGCCGACGTGGTCTCGGAGTAG
- a CDS encoding winged helix-turn-helix domain-containing protein has protein sequence MSLFDVLGSKPRLQIVQELTAEPRYVSELAELVGMDGKSAAHHLSVLEEAGLVESYWQSQRKYYRLVRRIELTASPPPDRTFVLSTGEANTSDPNPARLD, from the coding sequence ATGTCGCTGTTCGACGTGCTGGGGAGCAAACCACGGCTGCAAATCGTCCAGGAACTGACGGCCGAACCACGGTACGTCTCCGAGTTGGCCGAACTCGTCGGGATGGACGGGAAGAGTGCGGCCCACCACCTCTCGGTGCTCGAGGAGGCCGGACTCGTCGAAAGCTACTGGCAGAGCCAGCGCAAGTACTACCGACTCGTCCGGCGGATCGAACTCACCGCGAGTCCACCCCCCGACCGGACGTTCGTCCTCTCGACCGGCGAGGCGAACACGAGCGATCCGAACCCCGCACGGCTCGACTGA
- a CDS encoding ABC transporter permease, with protein sequence MSVAERLPVPNVVLPVAGLAVGIVAWWIATVLFSLPSYLLPAPDAVVARFLGNPALYASSAWITLRRALLGGGIGVLAGFLIALVVVQVPLLRRAVVPYLVAARVVPKLAVAPLLLIYLGTGFTTGAVFVALITFFPMVVNAVAGLDSVPRRYHDLFASVDAGVLATFVHLRLPYALPAIFAGLKQSVALAVVGAVVAEWVVATNGLGALVLFALEDVQTDVMFAATVVLFVEGLVLYGVVAAVERRVLWEAEA encoded by the coding sequence ATGAGCGTCGCGGAGCGGCTCCCCGTGCCGAACGTCGTCCTCCCGGTCGCCGGCCTCGCCGTGGGGATCGTCGCCTGGTGGATCGCGACGGTCCTCTTCTCGCTGCCGAGTTACCTGCTGCCGGCACCCGACGCCGTCGTGGCGCGCTTTCTCGGCAACCCGGCCCTGTACGCGAGCAGCGCCTGGATCACCTTGCGGCGGGCGCTCCTCGGCGGAGGGATCGGCGTGCTCGCGGGGTTTCTCATCGCGCTCGTCGTCGTCCAGGTACCCCTCCTCCGACGCGCAGTCGTCCCCTACCTCGTGGCCGCCCGCGTGGTCCCGAAACTCGCCGTCGCCCCCCTGTTGCTCATCTACCTCGGTACCGGTTTCACGACCGGTGCGGTGTTCGTCGCGCTCATCACCTTCTTCCCGATGGTGGTCAACGCCGTCGCGGGGCTCGACAGCGTCCCACGGCGGTACCACGACCTGTTCGCCTCCGTCGACGCGGGAGTCCTCGCCACGTTCGTCCACCTCCGACTCCCGTACGCGCTCCCGGCGATCTTCGCGGGCCTGAAGCAGTCCGTCGCGCTGGCGGTCGTCGGCGCGGTCGTCGCGGAGTGGGTCGTCGCGACGAACGGCCTCGGGGCGCTCGTCCTGTTCGCCCTGGAGGACGTCCAGACGGACGTGATGTTCGCGGCGACGGTCGTGCTCTTCGTCGAGGGGCTCGTGCTGTACGGCGTCGTCGCCGCCGTCGAGCGGCGCGTCCTGTGGGAGGCCGAGGCTTAG
- a CDS encoding ABC transporter substrate-binding protein: MRTREFPVLSEEDEPLVARLALGLGDDAARVLAYLLRRRTASTVDDDPADRLALRIGTGLNRTTLSDALDRLERRDLVTTTTLESDQGRPPMAWLARDPVDATVDRTDAHHAATLFDQAIAVAGELGTPVRVDEPGVPSAGSPGSASFSVGLNWFANVSHAPLFAARADGAYDRWGLDVTVEEFAGSDRAIAAVREGTVDVAVAGAATITRMRAAGAPLVPLAPLYQRGMTVLYTTRDAFGGRLDGIESVRGRRVGMPVDAETGLLGRLFLSQSGVIDEVTVVDLSGEESDALSTGRADVVSGTFGDVRELEAAGRTVDVLAVNDHFPVYGPTLVTTDSVVSARSSALVSFLAGTLAGWRTAVFDPAEAVRAVASADDPGGDETVADARAVTGLKRTVDRFGTSAGVAEHGWGWHETAGWQRLATALGQVGLLTPGADG, encoded by the coding sequence ATGCGGACACGCGAGTTCCCCGTCCTGTCCGAGGAGGACGAGCCGCTCGTCGCGCGCCTGGCGCTGGGGCTCGGCGACGACGCGGCGCGCGTCCTCGCCTACCTGCTCCGTCGGCGCACCGCCTCGACTGTCGACGACGACCCCGCGGACCGGCTGGCGCTCCGGATCGGGACGGGACTGAACCGGACCACGCTGTCCGACGCCCTCGACCGCCTCGAACGCCGCGACCTCGTCACCACCACGACCCTCGAGAGTGACCAGGGACGGCCGCCGATGGCGTGGCTCGCTCGCGACCCCGTCGATGCCACGGTCGACCGGACCGACGCCCACCACGCCGCGACGCTCTTCGACCAGGCGATCGCGGTCGCCGGCGAACTCGGCACGCCGGTCCGCGTGGACGAGCCGGGGGTGCCGTCCGCCGGGAGTCCGGGGTCGGCGTCGTTCTCCGTCGGGCTCAACTGGTTCGCGAACGTGTCACACGCTCCGCTGTTCGCCGCACGGGCCGACGGGGCGTACGACCGATGGGGCCTCGACGTCACGGTCGAGGAGTTCGCCGGCTCGGATCGGGCGATCGCCGCGGTGCGCGAGGGGACGGTCGACGTCGCCGTCGCCGGCGCGGCGACGATCACCCGCATGCGCGCGGCGGGCGCGCCCCTCGTCCCGCTCGCCCCGCTGTATCAGCGCGGGATGACGGTCCTGTACACGACGCGCGACGCGTTCGGCGGGAGACTCGACGGCATCGAGAGCGTCCGCGGGCGACGGGTCGGGATGCCCGTCGACGCCGAGACGGGACTCCTGGGCCGGCTGTTCCTCTCGCAGTCGGGGGTGATCGACGAGGTGACCGTCGTCGACCTCTCAGGGGAGGAGAGCGACGCGCTGTCGACCGGCCGGGCCGACGTCGTGAGCGGGACGTTCGGGGACGTGCGCGAACTCGAGGCCGCCGGCCGCACCGTCGACGTCCTCGCGGTGAACGACCACTTCCCCGTCTACGGACCGACGCTCGTGACGACCGATTCGGTCGTCAGCGCGCGGTCGTCGGCGCTGGTGTCGTTCCTCGCGGGCACCCTCGCGGGGTGGCGGACCGCGGTGTTCGATCCCGCCGAGGCCGTTCGAGCGGTCGCGTCCGCGGACGACCCGGGCGGGGACGAGACGGTCGCGGACGCGCGGGCCGTCACCGGCCTCAAACGGACCGTCGATCGGTTCGGGACGAGCGCCGGCGTCGCCGAGCACGGCTGGGGATGGCACGAGACGGCCGGCTGGCAGCGGCTCGCGACCGCGCTCGGACAGGTCGGGCTCCTCACGCCGGGTGCGGACGGATGA